The Akkermansia muciniphila genome contains a region encoding:
- a CDS encoding L,D-transpeptidase — protein sequence MPRAPLAFLLFLCVSLLLAACSSTPKTPHGKPLMKDGRYVSSYDAFVADPQYRFTRDIWYHDGRIRQAQTKNSKIVVHLKDQRGVLWVNGEPAMNFPVCTGKSTHETPRGRFSIIQKDADYRSRSYGSVFDASGVCVNSDATSSSRVPSGGKFIGAKMPLWMRIHGGIGLHVGTVYRDANSHGCIRVPVEACRILFDKCGMGTTVIIQE from the coding sequence ATGCCGCGCGCCCCTCTCGCTTTTCTTCTTTTCCTCTGCGTCTCCCTGCTGCTGGCCGCCTGTTCCTCCACGCCGAAGACCCCGCATGGCAAGCCGCTGATGAAGGATGGCAGGTACGTTTCTTCCTATGACGCCTTTGTGGCGGACCCCCAGTACCGCTTTACGCGTGACATCTGGTACCATGACGGGCGCATCCGGCAGGCGCAGACGAAAAACAGCAAAATCGTGGTTCATCTGAAGGACCAGCGCGGCGTGCTGTGGGTGAACGGTGAACCCGCCATGAATTTTCCCGTGTGCACGGGCAAATCCACCCATGAAACGCCCCGCGGCAGGTTCTCCATCATCCAGAAGGATGCGGACTACCGCTCCCGGTCCTACGGCAGCGTGTTTGATGCAAGCGGCGTGTGCGTGAATTCGGACGCCACTTCTTCTTCCCGCGTTCCGTCCGGCGGCAAATTCATTGGCGCCAAGATGCCGCTGTGGATGCGCATTCACGGGGGAATAGGGCTGCATGTGGGCACCGTGTACCGGGACGCCAACTCCCACGGGTGCATCCGGGTGCCGGTGGAGGCATGCCGCATTTTGTTTGACAAATGCGGCATGGGAACAACCGTAATAATTCAGGAATAA
- a CDS encoding acyltransferase family protein — MNSPSSAPIHPPRLHSLDALRGLDMLIILGLDALVLLLASRNPESAFLQEAGHQMTHAAWGGLRLYDLVFPVFVFISGVSMSFSLARHTDGNAPAAPGLLKIWKRALILALLGMLVNGTLTWTEDMRYASVLGLIGFSCAIAGTCILLLRRQGSVAAAGAALLALVAVLQFTGGNFTPGGSVNSWVDTHWLPGRLHGGTFDPEGPLCIISAAALCLAGWLAGSLLRKNRERPVRFCLLTLAAGSLLFYAALALDGVYPIIKNMWTGTFILAAAGASLIALSLFHLAVDVWKGGSWAFPLRIIGLNALAAYLIHALVNVHELNRRIFSGAADFFPSVQPVFLAVSLLLLQWLVLFAFFRRSLFIKL, encoded by the coding sequence ATGAATTCCCCTTCTTCAGCTCCCATCCACCCCCCCAGGCTGCATTCCCTGGACGCCCTGCGCGGTCTGGACATGCTCATCATCCTGGGACTGGACGCCCTGGTCCTGTTGCTGGCCTCCAGAAACCCGGAAAGCGCCTTCCTTCAGGAAGCCGGACACCAGATGACCCACGCCGCCTGGGGCGGGCTGCGGCTGTATGACCTGGTGTTCCCCGTCTTCGTGTTCATCTCCGGCGTTTCCATGTCCTTCTCCCTGGCGAGGCATACGGACGGGAACGCCCCCGCCGCTCCGGGACTGCTCAAGATATGGAAACGCGCCCTCATCCTGGCCCTGCTGGGGATGCTGGTCAACGGAACGCTCACGTGGACGGAGGACATGCGGTATGCTTCCGTGCTGGGGCTGATCGGTTTTTCCTGCGCCATCGCGGGCACCTGCATTCTGCTGCTCCGGCGGCAGGGCTCCGTGGCCGCCGCGGGAGCCGCCCTGCTTGCCCTGGTGGCCGTTCTCCAATTCACGGGCGGCAATTTCACGCCAGGGGGCTCCGTCAATTCATGGGTGGACACACACTGGCTCCCCGGCCGCCTGCACGGGGGAACCTTTGATCCGGAAGGGCCGCTCTGCATCATCTCCGCCGCCGCGCTGTGCCTGGCTGGCTGGCTGGCGGGCAGCCTGCTCCGGAAAAACCGGGAACGGCCCGTGCGCTTCTGCCTTCTGACGCTGGCCGCGGGCAGCCTGCTGTTCTACGCCGCCCTGGCGCTGGACGGCGTTTATCCCATCATCAAAAACATGTGGACAGGCACCTTCATTCTGGCCGCCGCCGGGGCTTCCCTGATCGCCCTGTCCCTGTTCCACCTGGCCGTGGACGTGTGGAAGGGCGGCTCATGGGCCTTCCCCCTCCGCATCATCGGCCTGAACGCGCTGGCCGCGTACCTGATTCACGCCCTGGTGAACGTGCATGAACTCAACAGGCGCATTTTCAGCGGCGCGGCGGATTTCTTTCCTTCCGTTCAGCCCGTCTTTCTCGCCGTCTCCCTTCTGTTGCTGCAATGGCTGGTTTTATTCGCCTTCTTCCGGCGCAGCCTGTTCATTAAACTGTAA
- a CDS encoding PEP-CTERM sorting domain-containing protein (PEP-CTERM proteins occur, often in large numbers, in the proteomes of bacteria that also encode an exosortase, a predicted intramembrane cysteine proteinase. The presence of a PEP-CTERM domain at a protein's C-terminus predicts cleavage within the sorting domain, followed by covalent anchoring to some some component of the (usually Gram-negative) cell surface. Many PEP-CTERM proteins exhibit an unusual sequence composition that includes large numbers of potential glycosylation sites. Expression of one such protein has been shown restore the ability of a bacterium to form floc, a type of biofilm.) has product MKKTLIIACCALAAVSGFSMAATYQWTGNGDGSSWTDAGNWSESGVPPTTLGAGNSIIINSDASISTAGAGNLNYKGIDQLVLKGTGTLSNNTGGALILGNVEMDKSFTLNSSNTQLWGNLAIDSVINSGALGGGLSEGYVWDFGLNGRLATTSLWINANGGTIQAIIDPYTTTGAFGTVVRELLGQNASSSSGGNGFDTVDYVVRDADGNILTRADGPLEATAENVGKYWITTNGGAWANVKIHYITGAAPVPEPAAAGLSAAGLLLALLRRRRMR; this is encoded by the coding sequence ATGAAGAAAACTCTAATTATTGCCTGCTGCGCTCTGGCTGCCGTATCCGGTTTCAGCATGGCGGCAACCTATCAATGGACGGGCAACGGTGACGGCTCCTCCTGGACGGACGCGGGCAACTGGTCGGAATCCGGGGTGCCTCCCACCACTCTTGGTGCGGGAAACAGCATCATCATTAACAGTGATGCCTCCATATCCACCGCCGGGGCCGGAAACTTGAATTACAAGGGCATTGACCAGCTTGTCCTGAAGGGTACGGGCACCCTCAGCAACAACACGGGCGGGGCCTTGATCCTGGGAAATGTGGAGATGGATAAATCCTTCACCCTGAATTCCAGCAATACGCAGCTCTGGGGCAACCTGGCGATTGATTCCGTGATTAATTCCGGAGCCTTGGGCGGGGGACTGTCCGAGGGGTATGTGTGGGATTTCGGCCTGAACGGGCGCCTTGCGACGACGAGCCTTTGGATCAATGCAAACGGGGGTACTATTCAGGCTATCATTGATCCGTATACCACCACGGGCGCCTTTGGGACGGTGGTGCGTGAACTCCTGGGGCAGAACGCTTCATCCTCCTCGGGCGGCAACGGCTTTGATACGGTGGACTACGTGGTCAGGGATGCCGATGGGAATATCCTGACCCGTGCGGACGGTCCTTTGGAGGCCACTGCTGAGAATGTGGGCAAGTACTGGATTACCACCAATGGGGGAGCGTGGGCCAACGTGAAGATTCATTATATCACCGGGGCGGCTCCCGTTCCGGAACCTGCTGCGGCCGGCCTTTCCGCCGCCGGGCTGTTGCTGGCCCTGCTGCGCCGCCGCCGTATGCGCTGA
- a CDS encoding Sip1-related alpha-galactosidase has product MRAFTFPALVLAALTVWTAAAQTQISSITPLPGKTARPLPVPPYQSFCWFSADRGRWPGDGNRVLPWFGKTDPGNLLDSKPNPSTAKPGDHAMFALFHLKDGRFMAVLPVATPDSLAWLKLDGNGKFLVEYGTLGTSTVKPQPVLAVTAVDKDIYRACSAAWSKALSLPFIKGRTFPREKKAYPEPFKYLGWCSWEQYKKNISSKLLEQTASQLEASPVPVRWILVDDGFQTQEGLKLISFQTNKGKFPQGWAPLMKHKSPKLKWMGLWHCYYGLWNGIHPKHRLDAQTARGLVTTSKGKILPGDGPGGAGAFYGPFLQSVKDAGFDFVKIDVQAEYLKHADGLDNPVHHNTKCSEALEQACRKMGLNLVNCMAQGTVNIQNTRYSAVTRCSIDYKLGDEAMGKSHILQSYANTLWLGQTAWPDHDMFHSTDPTSARLMAVSKAVSGGPVYLSDPADKLNPEHIMPLVWSDGLLLRPLAPAVPLPDSVFLDAMNENRLYRVIAPLPGQSAAVVLYNLRHPSPAEPVRGRISLTDYNNAAALLNGKAAEAYASLPPEGIAAYSAEGGRALTQEQPELDVELTGFKDRLFIMAPIVRGWAVIGRGDKFLSPCALAAAPEYGADALRFRVKESGPVVVWHGKSAVKAGNTPVKDLGNGFYELQFPVSDRPLDITVTAE; this is encoded by the coding sequence ATGAGAGCGTTCACCTTCCCGGCCCTTGTCCTGGCGGCCCTGACCGTCTGGACCGCCGCAGCCCAGACCCAGATATCCTCCATTACCCCTTTGCCGGGGAAAACCGCGCGGCCCCTTCCGGTCCCTCCCTACCAGTCCTTCTGCTGGTTTTCAGCGGACCGGGGCCGCTGGCCCGGAGACGGCAACCGGGTTCTGCCCTGGTTCGGCAAGACGGACCCCGGCAACCTGCTGGACAGCAAGCCGAACCCCAGCACTGCCAAGCCCGGGGACCATGCCATGTTTGCACTGTTCCACCTGAAGGACGGGCGTTTCATGGCGGTGCTCCCCGTCGCTACTCCTGATTCTCTCGCGTGGCTGAAGCTTGATGGAAACGGCAAATTCCTGGTGGAATACGGTACGCTGGGAACTTCCACGGTTAAGCCGCAGCCAGTGCTGGCCGTCACTGCCGTGGACAAGGATATTTACCGCGCCTGTTCCGCCGCATGGAGCAAAGCCCTCTCCCTCCCCTTCATCAAGGGAAGAACCTTCCCCCGTGAAAAAAAGGCCTACCCGGAACCGTTCAAATACCTGGGCTGGTGCAGCTGGGAGCAGTATAAAAAGAATATCTCCTCCAAACTGCTTGAACAGACGGCCAGCCAGCTGGAGGCCTCCCCCGTTCCCGTCCGGTGGATCCTGGTGGACGACGGCTTCCAGACCCAGGAGGGCCTTAAACTGATCAGCTTCCAGACCAACAAGGGCAAGTTCCCCCAGGGATGGGCGCCACTGATGAAGCACAAGAGCCCCAAATTGAAGTGGATGGGGTTATGGCACTGCTACTACGGCCTCTGGAACGGCATCCACCCCAAACACCGGCTGGACGCCCAGACGGCCCGTGGGCTGGTCACCACCTCCAAGGGGAAAATCCTTCCCGGTGACGGTCCCGGAGGAGCCGGGGCGTTTTACGGCCCGTTCCTTCAGTCCGTCAAGGACGCCGGGTTCGACTTCGTGAAGATTGACGTGCAGGCGGAATACCTGAAGCACGCGGACGGTCTGGACAACCCGGTGCACCACAACACCAAGTGCTCGGAGGCCCTGGAGCAGGCCTGCCGGAAAATGGGGCTCAACCTGGTCAACTGCATGGCGCAGGGCACCGTCAATATCCAGAATACCCGCTACAGCGCCGTCACCCGGTGCAGTATTGACTACAAGCTGGGGGATGAAGCCATGGGCAAGTCCCACATCCTCCAGTCTTATGCCAATACGCTCTGGCTGGGGCAGACCGCGTGGCCGGACCATGACATGTTCCACTCCACGGACCCCACCAGCGCGCGGCTCATGGCCGTCTCCAAAGCCGTTTCCGGCGGCCCGGTTTATCTTTCAGACCCCGCGGACAAGCTGAACCCGGAACATATCATGCCCCTGGTGTGGTCTGACGGCCTGCTGCTGCGCCCGCTGGCTCCCGCCGTTCCCCTGCCGGACTCCGTCTTTCTGGACGCCATGAACGAGAACCGCCTTTACCGGGTGATCGCCCCCCTGCCCGGCCAAAGCGCCGCCGTAGTGCTGTACAACCTCAGGCACCCCTCCCCGGCGGAACCGGTCCGGGGCAGGATTTCCCTGACGGATTACAACAATGCCGCAGCCCTGTTGAACGGCAAGGCGGCGGAGGCGTATGCCAGCCTTCCCCCGGAAGGAATCGCGGCCTATTCCGCAGAAGGCGGCCGCGCCCTGACCCAGGAACAGCCGGAGCTGGACGTGGAGCTCACGGGCTTCAAGGACCGCCTGTTCATCATGGCCCCCATCGTCCGGGGCTGGGCCGTCATCGGCAGGGGTGACAAGTTCCTCTCCCCGTGCGCCCTGGCCGCCGCTCCGGAATACGGGGCGGACGCCCTGCGTTTCCGCGTGAAGGAGTCCGGCCCGGTGGTCGTCTGGCACGGGAAAAGCGCCGTCAAGGCGGGAAATACCCCTGTCAAAGACCTGGGGAACGGCTTTTATGAATTGCAATTCCCCGTCTCCGACCGTCCGCTGGACATCACGGTGACGGCTGAATGA
- a CDS encoding alpha/beta hydrolase — MELFTEADHLAEARYRKLLRDQPGFVWRRFADGEELMAYVFFPPGHDAAASAPSVLFFHGGMWVGKSLGDFVPWALHLAQQGIVGIIPMFRTRGAYEVEPMDILEEGREAWAWVYENASLLGLDPARITVAGSDAGGLMALHAALPDHPARWSLFRKKAPLPPGPAAVALFRGVCDLAAQSAFKLGGMMPPDQRDAVNPLRRVQKGLPPLFASHGGRDRLLPWRNSERLAELWRKKKNRSRFELLDVADHTFYHFNVNAAYFEQLLNSWSSFMVEQGIWEYSEGMDAGLLG, encoded by the coding sequence ATGGAATTGTTCACGGAAGCCGATCATCTGGCGGAAGCCCGGTACAGGAAACTGTTGCGGGACCAGCCCGGCTTTGTGTGGAGGCGGTTTGCGGACGGGGAGGAGCTGATGGCGTATGTCTTTTTTCCTCCCGGCCATGATGCGGCCGCGTCTGCGCCCTCCGTGCTGTTCTTCCACGGCGGCATGTGGGTGGGCAAGAGCCTGGGGGACTTTGTCCCGTGGGCGCTGCACCTTGCGCAGCAGGGTATTGTGGGCATCATTCCCATGTTCCGCACCCGGGGCGCCTATGAGGTAGAGCCCATGGACATTCTGGAAGAGGGCCGGGAAGCCTGGGCCTGGGTGTATGAAAATGCCTCTTTGCTGGGGCTGGACCCGGCCCGCATTACCGTGGCGGGGAGTGATGCGGGCGGCCTGATGGCCCTGCATGCGGCCCTGCCGGACCATCCCGCGCGCTGGTCCCTGTTCCGTAAAAAGGCCCCCCTTCCTCCCGGTCCCGCCGCCGTGGCCCTGTTCCGCGGCGTGTGTGACCTGGCGGCGCAGTCCGCCTTTAAGCTGGGCGGCATGATGCCGCCGGACCAGCGGGATGCCGTCAATCCCCTGCGGCGCGTGCAGAAAGGGCTGCCGCCCCTGTTCGCCAGCCATGGCGGAAGGGACAGGCTGCTGCCGTGGCGCAACAGCGAGCGGCTGGCGGAACTGTGGCGGAAAAAGAAGAACCGCTCCAGATTTGAGCTTCTGGATGTGGCGGACCACACGTTTTACCATTTCAATGTGAATGCCGCCTACTTTGAGCAATTGCTCAACAGTTGGAGCTCCTTCATGGTGGAGCAGGGCATCTGGGAGTATAGCGAGGGGATGGATGCCGGATTGCTGGGCTGA